From one Formosa sediminum genomic stretch:
- a CDS encoding carboxymuconolactone decarboxylase family protein, with amino-acid sequence MSTFNIPLKTEVSENNQVIFDNLEKTLGFVPNLYATYAHSDTALENYLTFANSKTSLTAKEKEVVNLVVSQVNNCIYCLSAHTAIGKMNGFTDAQILELRAGFSSVNTKLDALAKLAKNITENRGKTDATVLENYFNAGYSKANLIDTISLVGDKTISNYIHSTTQVPVDFPVAQPLNLETV; translated from the coding sequence ATGAGTACATTTAATATTCCTTTAAAAACAGAAGTAAGCGAAAATAACCAGGTAATTTTCGACAATCTAGAAAAAACTTTAGGATTTGTCCCTAATTTATATGCAACCTATGCACATAGCGATACGGCATTAGAAAACTATTTAACGTTTGCCAATTCTAAAACATCATTAACAGCCAAAGAAAAAGAAGTAGTAAACCTTGTTGTTAGCCAAGTTAACAATTGTATTTACTGCTTATCTGCACACACTGCTATAGGAAAAATGAACGGTTTTACAGATGCACAAATCTTAGAATTAAGAGCTGGATTTTCTTCTGTAAATACCAAACTAGACGCTTTAGCGAAATTAGCTAAAAACATTACAGAAAACAGAGGAAAAACAGACGCTACGGTGTTAGAAAATTACTTTAATGCAGGTTATAGTAAAGCAAATTTAATAGATACTATTTCTTTAGTTGGAGACAAAACAATTTCTAACTACATACATAGTACTACTCAAGTTCCTGTAGATTTTCCAGTAGCACAACCTTTAAATTTAGAAACAGTTTAA
- a CDS encoding cupredoxin domain-containing protein, which translates to MKKFIAVIVFALTFTFTGNAQEKTATVVSLEQTKGEFTQKALTLKEGNYIFEISNNNVGKQVGFVLVPKGADASKPDNHIKSAYVTKAVENNSTESSNVTTLQKGEYVYFCPLNATPQYTLTVE; encoded by the coding sequence ATGAAAAAATTTATAGCAGTAATCGTATTCGCATTAACCTTTACATTCACAGGAAATGCACAAGAAAAAACAGCAACAGTGGTATCTTTAGAACAAACTAAAGGCGAGTTTACACAAAAAGCTTTAACGCTTAAAGAAGGTAATTATATTTTTGAAATTTCTAATAATAACGTAGGCAAACAAGTAGGTTTTGTTTTAGTACCCAAAGGTGCTGATGCTTCTAAACCAGACAACCACATTAAAAGTGCTTATGTAACTAAAGCTGTAGAAAATAACAGTACAGAATCTAGTAACGTTACAACTTTACAAAAAGGTGAATATGTATATTTTTGCCCATTAAATGCAACACCTCAATACACTTTAACTGTAGAGTAA
- a CDS encoding XAC2610-related protein, with protein sequence MNNYLSLVIFIISIQLFGQTEYVIKGFSEKYSGLLTIEKGYENDVFKKGKIRIINSQTKKELIVVNSDEFTFNLDSNGEVKTNISELPYGEQSILIYQDFNFDGKKDLAIMDGQNSCYHGPSFNIYIEGEKTLEFNAEFTRLAQEYCGMFQTNSETNTITTMTKSGCCWHQFSTFKVIDNTPKLMLQIEEDATNTPYYTTTTTTWEGNKSQQHIEKTIDFTEDGISEVFAFKLNKNQKKVIVFNINNRVLNYALLRTDETVEFAYPITFAYQNNDFTLNTSQDTLTFKNNDATYKIYNINATNSGILVKTKGKTYNLKASKHSISGGISDIKSLNLDNVINE encoded by the coding sequence ATGAATAACTATCTCTCGTTAGTGATCTTTATAATATCAATCCAACTATTTGGTCAGACTGAATATGTAATAAAAGGATTTTCTGAAAAATACAGTGGACTTCTAACTATTGAAAAAGGATATGAAAATGACGTTTTTAAGAAAGGAAAAATCAGAATTATAAATTCACAAACTAAGAAAGAACTTATTGTCGTGAATTCAGATGAATTTACGTTTAATTTAGACAGTAATGGCGAGGTAAAAACCAATATTTCAGAATTACCATATGGAGAACAAAGTATTTTAATATATCAAGATTTTAATTTTGATGGTAAAAAAGATTTAGCCATTATGGACGGGCAAAACAGTTGTTATCATGGTCCGTCTTTTAATATTTATATTGAAGGTGAAAAGACGCTAGAGTTTAATGCAGAGTTCACCCGTTTAGCACAAGAATATTGTGGTATGTTTCAAACAAATTCAGAAACAAACACCATTACTACCATGACAAAAAGCGGTTGTTGCTGGCATCAATTTTCAACATTTAAAGTGATAGATAATACTCCTAAACTTATGCTACAAATTGAAGAAGATGCTACTAATACACCCTATTACACGACAACTACAACAACTTGGGAAGGCAATAAGTCTCAACAACATATTGAAAAAACTATAGATTTTACAGAAGATGGTATTTCGGAAGTGTTCGCATTTAAACTAAACAAAAATCAAAAAAAAGTTATCGTGTTTAATATAAACAATCGTGTTTTAAACTATGCTTTATTGCGAACCGATGAAACCGTAGAATTCGCTTATCCCATAACATTCGCTTATCAGAATAATGACTTTACACTTAACACCTCTCAAGATACATTAACTTTTAAAAACAACGATGCTACGTATAAGATTTACAATATCAACGCCACAAACTCAGGAATACTTGTAAAAACTAAAGGAAAAACGTATAATCTAAAAGCTAGTAAGCATAGCATTAGCGGGGGAATTTCAGATATTAAAAGTCTGAATCTAGATAATGTAATAAATGAATAA
- a CDS encoding L-fucose isomerase — MSRLIGRLPKVGIRPTIDGRELGVRESLEVQTMDMAKAAAKLIEETLRFPSGEKVECVIADTTIGGVADAAACADKFKKEGVEVSLSVTPCWCYGTEVMDTDPLIPKAVWGFNGTERPGAVYLAAALAGYSQKGLPAFGIYGKEVQDGGDTSIPDDVAEKILRFTKGALAVAQMKGKSYLSIGYSSMGIAGSMVDVNFLQDYLGVRAEFVESVELLRRIENNIFDQDEYEKALAWTKEHCKEGEDRNSPEQQKSREQKDAEWEKVVKMTLICKDLMNGNPKLKAMGFGEESKGRNAIMGGFQGQRQWTDYQPNADFTESILNSSFDWNGIRQAYVFATENDCLNAISMLFGHLLTNKAQLFSDVRTYWSPESVERVTSKKLTGLAEHGIIHLINSGSTTLDATAQQLDAEGNPTMKPFWDITEEDVQRCLDNTKWPPATSEYFRGGGFSSQFLTKGTMPLTMCRVNLVKGIGPVLQIAEGWSVELPEDIHTVLDDRTDPTWPTTWFVPRTTGQGAFKDVYTVMAKWGANHGAITHGHIGADLISLAAMLRIPVNMHNVDENDVFRPSAWSAFGEQLEGADYRACKNYGPLYGFKH, encoded by the coding sequence ATGAGTAGATTAATAGGTAGATTACCAAAAGTAGGTATTCGTCCAACAATTGATGGGCGAGAACTAGGTGTGAGAGAATCTTTAGAGGTTCAAACTATGGATATGGCAAAAGCTGCCGCAAAACTTATAGAGGAGACATTGCGTTTTCCAAGTGGTGAAAAAGTAGAATGTGTAATTGCAGATACCACTATTGGAGGTGTGGCAGATGCTGCTGCTTGTGCAGATAAATTTAAAAAAGAAGGTGTAGAAGTATCTCTATCTGTAACACCTTGTTGGTGTTATGGAACAGAAGTTATGGATACAGATCCTTTAATACCAAAGGCTGTATGGGGATTTAACGGTACTGAGCGCCCAGGTGCAGTGTATTTGGCGGCTGCTTTAGCAGGGTATTCTCAAAAAGGATTACCAGCTTTTGGCATCTATGGTAAAGAAGTTCAAGATGGTGGAGATACATCTATCCCAGACGATGTTGCAGAAAAGATTTTACGTTTTACAAAAGGTGCACTTGCTGTAGCTCAAATGAAAGGAAAATCATATTTATCTATAGGTTATAGTTCTATGGGAATTGCAGGATCTATGGTAGATGTTAATTTTCTGCAAGATTATTTAGGCGTTCGAGCAGAATTTGTAGAATCTGTAGAGTTATTAAGACGTATTGAAAATAATATTTTTGATCAGGATGAGTATGAAAAAGCCTTAGCCTGGACTAAAGAACATTGCAAGGAAGGTGAAGACAGAAACAGTCCGGAACAACAAAAATCGCGTGAGCAAAAAGATGCAGAATGGGAAAAAGTTGTTAAAATGACTTTAATCTGTAAAGATTTAATGAATGGAAATCCGAAGTTGAAAGCTATGGGCTTTGGCGAAGAGTCTAAAGGACGTAACGCGATTATGGGAGGTTTTCAAGGGCAACGTCAATGGACAGACTACCAACCTAATGCCGATTTTACAGAATCTATTTTAAATTCATCCTTCGATTGGAATGGAATTCGTCAAGCGTATGTGTTTGCAACAGAAAACGACTGTTTAAATGCCATATCTATGTTATTTGGTCACTTATTGACCAATAAAGCACAATTATTCTCAGATGTACGTACATATTGGAGTCCAGAATCTGTAGAACGTGTAACAAGTAAAAAATTAACTGGACTTGCAGAACATGGTATCATTCACCTAATTAATTCGGGGTCTACAACATTAGATGCTACAGCACAACAATTAGATGCAGAAGGAAATCCAACAATGAAACCATTTTGGGATATTACCGAAGAAGATGTGCAGCGTTGTTTAGACAATACAAAATGGCCGCCTGCAACTTCAGAATATTTTAGAGGAGGCGGATTTTCGTCTCAATTTTTAACAAAAGGAACTATGCCGCTAACTATGTGTCGTGTTAATCTTGTAAAAGGAATTGGACCTGTATTACAAATTGCAGAAGGGTGGAGCGTAGAGTTACCAGAAGATATACATACCGTATTAGACGATCGTACAGATCCTACATGGCCAACAACATGGTTTGTACCAAGAACTACAGGTCAAGGTGCATTTAAAGATGTGTATACAGTTATGGCAAAATGGGGCGCAAACCACGGAGCTATTACTCATGGACATATTGGAGCCGATTTAATTTCGCTAGCGGCTATGTTACGTATACCTGTAAATATGCATAACGTAGATGAAAATGATGTATTCAGACCAAGTGCATGGTCGGCTTTTGGAGAGCAGTTAGAAGGTGCAGATTATAGAGCATGTAAAAACTACGGCCCATTATACGGGTTTAAACACTAA
- a CDS encoding FGGY family carbohydrate kinase, translating to MKNVIAIIDIGKTNKKIFLFDEDFQVVSEKSIQFEEIKDDDGFCCDDIEAIERWIKNGIIQIQKEGLYRIKAINFSTHGASLVYLNKEGKRITPLYNYLKPLNLDDYLGFYASQGGVEEFSRKTASPAYGMLNTGIQMLSLKRNKPEIWKQVHEVLHYPQYLSYLFTHKITADFTSVGAHTATWDFDQMQYHKWLEEEGISLPEPCKGNEAVYADINGKRVAVGTGLHDSSSSIIPLLEKEKRKNFVLLSTGTWIIAMNPFSKETLTQHQLKNNCLCFMTPEKQQVKSSMQFLGRIHEVYIKALSEYFKIDINTHQNLEVNETLCQDLIQSNTRVFLSDGIDTDFDAHPELLSQFQTYESAYYQLIFEISKKVILAIELISDKNAKLKDVYISGGFNRNKIFIKFLELLKPSISIKISDCKNESALGAALLMKNYLK from the coding sequence ATGAAAAATGTTATAGCTATTATAGACATAGGAAAGACCAATAAAAAGATTTTTTTATTTGATGAAGATTTTCAGGTTGTATCTGAAAAGAGTATTCAGTTTGAAGAGATTAAAGATGATGATGGATTTTGTTGTGATGATATTGAAGCCATTGAACGTTGGATTAAAAACGGAATCATACAAATTCAGAAAGAAGGCCTGTATCGTATTAAAGCTATAAACTTCTCTACACATGGAGCATCGTTAGTTTATTTAAATAAAGAGGGTAAACGTATAACACCGTTATATAATTATTTAAAACCTTTAAATTTAGATGATTATTTAGGGTTTTATGCTTCTCAAGGAGGTGTAGAAGAATTCTCTAGAAAAACAGCATCTCCAGCTTATGGAATGCTTAATACTGGAATTCAGATGTTGTCGCTTAAGCGAAATAAACCTGAAATTTGGAAGCAAGTCCATGAGGTTTTGCATTACCCACAGTATTTAAGTTACTTATTTACTCATAAAATTACGGCAGATTTTACATCTGTCGGTGCACATACTGCAACATGGGATTTCGACCAGATGCAGTATCATAAATGGTTAGAAGAAGAAGGAATTTCGTTACCAGAACCTTGTAAGGGTAACGAGGCTGTATATGCAGATATAAATGGTAAACGCGTAGCTGTTGGTACTGGTTTACACGATAGTTCCTCATCAATTATTCCGTTGTTAGAAAAAGAAAAGCGCAAAAATTTTGTTCTCTTATCTACAGGAACTTGGATTATAGCCATGAATCCGTTTAGTAAAGAAACCTTAACACAACATCAACTAAAAAATAACTGTTTGTGTTTTATGACTCCTGAAAAACAACAAGTAAAATCGTCTATGCAGTTTTTAGGACGTATTCACGAAGTATATATAAAAGCATTAAGCGAATATTTTAAAATTGATATTAATACCCATCAAAATTTAGAAGTAAATGAGACGCTCTGTCAAGATCTCATCCAAAGCAATACTCGTGTATTTCTGTCTGATGGTATTGATACAGATTTTGATGCACATCCAGAACTTTTGTCTCAATTTCAGACTTACGAGAGTGCTTATTATCAGTTAATTTTTGAAATAAGTAAAAAAGTTATTCTAGCTATAGAGTTAATTTCTGATAAAAATGCTAAACTAAAAGATGTGTACATATCGGGAGGATTTAATAGAAATAAAATATTTATCAAATTTTTAGAATTATTAAAACCTAGTATCTCCATAAAGATTTCGGATTGTAAAAACGAAAGTGCTTTAGGTGCTGCCTTACTGATGAAAAATTATCTAAAATAA
- a CDS encoding AraC family transcriptional regulator, whose translation MMYTFKEFSTNAIFNIGNAHDLLAYKSAKQCEYYTFIWAKSEPINLVIDSVPFKLKPHSILALTPIQYLQFIDGSDITIYQFNQEFYCIKDHDQEVSCVGILFFGNTNIPVIHLNTTEQHKFETLHEVFIDELETEDNIQAEMLRMLMARFIIKSTRLLKAKEGMIETPKSLKVNLLREFNFLVEQHFKTEHSVSFYAEKLFKSPKTLSNNFAKLNRSPLQIIHERIVLEAQRLLIYTDKTAKEIAYDIGFEDASHLSRLFKKHTGLSPSDYKKRLNLSS comes from the coding sequence ATGATGTATACTTTTAAAGAATTTTCTACAAACGCTATTTTTAATATTGGTAACGCGCACGATTTACTTGCTTATAAAAGCGCAAAACAATGTGAATATTACACTTTTATTTGGGCTAAATCAGAACCTATAAATTTAGTTATAGACAGTGTACCTTTTAAGCTAAAACCTCATAGCATTCTAGCTTTAACACCTATTCAATACTTGCAGTTTATAGATGGATCTGACATTACTATATATCAATTTAACCAAGAGTTTTACTGTATAAAAGATCATGACCAAGAGGTAAGTTGTGTAGGTATATTATTCTTTGGTAATACAAATATTCCTGTAATTCATTTAAACACTACAGAGCAGCATAAATTTGAAACTTTACATGAGGTTTTTATTGACGAATTGGAAACAGAAGATAATATTCAGGCTGAAATGCTACGCATGTTAATGGCTCGTTTTATTATTAAAAGTACCCGCTTATTAAAGGCTAAAGAAGGGATGATTGAAACCCCAAAAAGTTTAAAAGTAAATTTATTACGCGAATTTAATTTTTTAGTAGAACAACATTTTAAAACAGAACATAGTGTTTCTTTTTATGCCGAAAAACTCTTTAAATCGCCTAAAACGCTATCTAATAATTTTGCAAAATTAAATAGAAGTCCGTTACAGATAATTCACGAGCGTATTGTTCTAGAAGCACAACGTCTATTAATTTACACCGATAAAACAGCTAAAGAAATTGCTTATGATATTGGCTTTGAAGATGCTTCTCATTTAAGCCGATTATTTAAAAAACATACCGGATTATCTCCTTCAGATTACAAAAAACGACTAAATTTAAGTAGTTAG
- a CDS encoding iron-containing alcohol dehydrogenase, translated as MLQSRRIYLPPLSLIGPGSLQDLGEELKQLPYKRALFVTDKILVDIGVAQNVIDVFDTACLEYVLFDNVQPNPTVRNVNNGLKLLQENNCDVIITLGGGSPQDCGKAIGILATNGGEINEYDGINKSEKASLPIIAINTTAGTASEVTINYVITDVDRHIKMVMVDKNCLVSIAVNDPELMLGKPASLTAATGMDALTHAIESYVCNGAFHWSDALALEAIKLIASSLEEVVKNGGNLEARSKMAWGQFIAGQSFSNAGLGFVHSLAHQLGGMYDMPHGVANAILLPHVERFNIPACTHKLKKVARAMGVEVNNKNDLEGANAAIKAIEKLSKAVGIPCGLKELGVKEEDFELMSQHALEDVCTGGNPRSVTLEDAIAIYKAAM; from the coding sequence ATGTTACAAAGTAGAAGAATTTATTTACCGCCATTAAGTTTAATTGGACCAGGTTCATTACAGGATTTAGGAGAAGAACTAAAGCAGTTACCCTATAAAAGGGCGCTTTTTGTAACAGATAAAATACTTGTAGATATTGGTGTAGCACAAAACGTAATAGATGTTTTTGATACTGCATGTCTTGAATATGTGCTTTTTGATAATGTACAACCCAATCCTACTGTTAGGAATGTAAATAACGGATTGAAATTACTACAAGAAAATAATTGTGATGTTATTATTACCCTTGGAGGAGGGTCTCCTCAAGATTGTGGTAAAGCCATCGGAATTTTAGCAACAAACGGAGGGGAGATTAATGAGTATGATGGTATTAATAAATCAGAAAAAGCATCGTTACCAATCATAGCTATAAACACAACAGCAGGAACAGCAAGTGAAGTCACAATTAATTATGTAATTACTGATGTTGATCGTCATATTAAAATGGTAATGGTCGATAAAAACTGTTTAGTATCTATTGCCGTAAACGATCCAGAATTAATGTTAGGTAAACCTGCTTCACTAACGGCAGCAACAGGAATGGATGCCTTAACACATGCTATAGAATCGTATGTTTGTAATGGTGCCTTTCACTGGTCTGATGCATTAGCTTTAGAAGCCATTAAACTGATTGCATCTAGTTTAGAAGAGGTTGTGAAAAATGGTGGAAATTTAGAAGCGCGTAGTAAAATGGCATGGGGTCAATTTATCGCTGGACAATCTTTTTCTAATGCAGGTTTAGGCTTTGTACACTCACTTGCTCACCAACTAGGAGGGATGTATGATATGCCACATGGTGTGGCGAATGCTATTTTATTACCACATGTAGAGCGTTTTAATATTCCAGCCTGTACACATAAACTTAAAAAAGTAGCGCGAGCAATGGGTGTTGAGGTGAATAATAAAAATGATTTAGAAGGGGCTAATGCTGCTATAAAAGCTATTGAAAAACTTTCTAAAGCAGTAGGTATTCCGTGTGGTTTAAAAGAATTAGGTGTTAAAGAAGAAGATTTTGAGCTTATGTCACAACATGCATTAGAAGATGTTTGTACTGGTGGAAATCCAAGATCGGTAACGTTGGAAGATGCTATCGCTATTTATAAAGCCGCTATGTAA
- a CDS encoding helix-turn-helix domain-containing protein, which translates to MKFVKDIALGDPSTNNQNFIDLRLRLMCCRYWLLDLWDCHDMVFPFWRLYWNKNSGGQLIHQNTVYDMDADHIYIIPPFTSFSSQFKKNHRYTTGIHVSGKQFTSNINESDYSNESLIHFFVHFNLGVPFDSVYPGILKIEMTIYLKERLEYLTERLKIENKNFKLTFNLKLQAFIKEALTNIGPELWKTTIIDERVLKVIRYVEANIEKKLKNTDMSDLINMAPNSFARLFKSEMHVTLHNFIQNRKIAKSCELFEHTNKSIEEVAYVLGFSDRYHFSRVFKSVTGLTPAVYKSGRYT; encoded by the coding sequence ATGAAGTTTGTAAAAGACATCGCTTTAGGAGATCCTTCTACTAACAACCAAAATTTTATTGACCTGAGATTAAGGCTCATGTGTTGCAGATATTGGTTGCTAGATTTATGGGATTGTCATGACATGGTATTTCCGTTTTGGAGACTGTATTGGAATAAAAATTCTGGCGGACAGTTAATACACCAAAATACGGTTTATGACATGGATGCAGATCACATCTATATTATTCCTCCATTTACATCCTTTTCATCTCAATTCAAAAAGAATCACAGATATACTACTGGAATTCACGTCTCAGGAAAACAATTTACTAGCAACATAAATGAAAGCGATTATAGTAATGAATCCTTAATACATTTTTTTGTCCATTTTAATTTAGGTGTCCCTTTTGATAGTGTATATCCTGGAATTTTAAAAATAGAAATGACCATATATTTAAAAGAGCGTTTAGAATATTTAACCGAACGTTTAAAAATTGAGAATAAAAATTTTAAACTCACTTTCAATTTAAAACTTCAAGCATTTATAAAAGAAGCCCTTACCAACATAGGACCAGAATTGTGGAAAACGACCATTATAGATGAGCGCGTACTTAAAGTTATTAGGTATGTAGAAGCGAATATTGAAAAGAAATTAAAAAACACAGACATGTCTGATTTAATCAACATGGCCCCAAATTCTTTTGCTCGCTTATTTAAAAGTGAAATGCATGTTACACTACATAACTTTATTCAGAATAGAAAAATTGCCAAATCGTGCGAGCTTTTTGAACATACCAATAAATCAATTGAAGAAGTTGCTTATGTTTTGGGTTTTTCAGACCGTTATCACTTTTCTAGAGTTTTTAAATCGGTTACTGGACTTACACCTGCCGTTTACAAATCTGGACGTTATACTTAA
- a CDS encoding DoxX family membrane protein — MQQNTSYLIVRLAIGISMFGHGLVRLPKLQAFSAGIVKSFENSMLPEFLTLPFSYVLPFAEFTFGLLLILGLFTRVASIGISVVLMSLIFGSTLVENWGVITAQLVHVAFAVYVIHNIKDNTFALDNVINKKH, encoded by the coding sequence ATGCAACAAAACACATCGTATTTAATTGTAAGACTTGCTATAGGTATAAGTATGTTTGGACACGGTTTAGTACGCCTACCTAAACTACAAGCCTTTAGCGCTGGAATTGTTAAATCTTTTGAAAACTCTATGCTGCCAGAGTTTTTAACGCTCCCTTTTAGTTATGTATTACCTTTTGCAGAATTTACCTTTGGATTACTTTTAATTTTAGGATTATTCACAAGAGTTGCATCTATAGGTATTTCAGTTGTATTAATGTCTTTAATTTTCGGATCAACCTTAGTAGAGAATTGGGGTGTAATCACCGCACAATTAGTTCATGTGGCATTTGCAGTTTACGTTATTCATAATATAAAAGATAACACCTTTGCCTTAGACAATGTTATAAATAAAAAACACTAG
- a CDS encoding isochorismatase family protein — MLHNTALLIIDMQKGSFTPKTPRYNAKGIIDSITKLTTLCHASELPVIYIQHDGTGTGELEKHTQNWEILEAFSIHTTDIIIHKRANDAFYDTTLEATLKALNINNLIITGCATDFCVASTIQSALIKNYNITVVEDGHTTADRPYVNAENLIKHYNWIWQNLTPTEGQITVKNFEHLKGDF; from the coding sequence ATGCTCCACAACACTGCCTTATTAATTATTGATATGCAAAAGGGATCGTTTACTCCAAAAACACCTAGATATAACGCTAAAGGCATTATTGATAGCATTACCAAACTCACTACATTATGTCATGCAAGCGAATTACCTGTAATTTATATTCAACATGACGGGACAGGCACAGGTGAATTAGAAAAACACACCCAAAACTGGGAAATTTTAGAAGCCTTCTCCATACATACTACAGATATTATTATACACAAACGTGCCAATGATGCTTTTTATGATACAACTTTAGAAGCTACTTTAAAGGCCCTAAACATAAACAATTTAATAATTACAGGCTGTGCAACAGATTTTTGTGTGGCTTCAACAATTCAATCTGCACTTATAAAAAACTATAATATTACTGTGGTTGAAGATGGGCATACAACAGCAGATAGACCTTATGTAAATGCTGAAAATCTAATTAAACACTACAATTGGATTTGGCAAAACCTTACCCCCACAGAGGGACAAATAACAGTGAAAAATTTTGAACATTTAAAAGGTGATTTTTAA
- the rhaD gene encoding rhamnulose-1-phosphate aldolase, producing the protein MKTLKLSIEVEAELQKVSTVASYLWQREWAERNAGNISMNLTSFFSKEDVQGIGEEVPFDFPKEAGGFVLYITGTGCYLRDLVDKLEEVSCILYINEAAKAYSIIWGGNRPNFGPTCELISHASIHLFNSQHHPENLAVVHTHPLELICMSHHELFNDEEELNRQIWMMCPEVKVFVPKGIHCTPYALSSTAALAKVTIDAFKTRNISLWEKHGATATAPDVMKAWDFLDVANKGAKLLMMCWAAGFKPAGLSDAQLTELEQFT; encoded by the coding sequence ATGAAAACTTTAAAACTTTCAATAGAGGTAGAAGCTGAATTACAAAAAGTGTCTACTGTAGCAAGTTACTTGTGGCAAAGAGAATGGGCAGAACGGAATGCTGGAAATATTTCTATGAATTTAACTTCATTTTTTTCTAAAGAAGATGTTCAAGGAATAGGGGAAGAGGTGCCTTTTGATTTTCCTAAAGAAGCAGGAGGGTTTGTTTTATACATTACTGGTACGGGATGTTATCTGCGAGATTTAGTTGATAAATTAGAAGAAGTATCTTGTATACTTTATATCAATGAAGCGGCAAAAGCATACTCTATTATTTGGGGAGGTAACAGACCCAATTTTGGACCAACGTGCGAATTAATATCTCATGCAAGTATTCATTTGTTTAACTCACAGCACCATCCAGAAAATTTAGCAGTAGTACACACGCATCCTTTAGAACTTATTTGTATGAGTCACCATGAACTATTTAATGATGAAGAAGAATTAAATAGACAAATTTGGATGATGTGTCCTGAAGTTAAAGTATTCGTTCCAAAAGGAATTCACTGTACGCCTTATGCTTTGTCTAGTACAGCTGCATTAGCAAAAGTAACTATAGATGCATTTAAAACTAGAAATATCTCACTTTGGGAAAAGCACGGAGCTACAGCAACAGCACCAGATGTTATGAAGGCATGGGACTTTTTAGATGTTGCAAATAAAGGCGCAAAATTATTAATGATGTGTTGGGCTGCAGGTTTTAAACCAGCAGGTTTGTCAGATGCACAATTAACCGAATTAGAGCAATTCACATAA